The DNA window ACGCTCGCCCCGTGGCGCAACCTGGCCGAGCTCAAGCTTCCCGACGAACGTCTCCGCGCCGTCCTCGAGCACCATCTGATCGTCACCGGCACCGACCCGCGGACCGCCCCCGCCTACCTCGCCGTACACGCGTACGTCGAGCGCACGTTCGGCCTCTGGACCTGCGAGGGCGGCCTCACCGGGCTCGTCGACGCGTTCGTCAGGCGGCTCGCCGAGCGCAAGGTCGACGTACGTCTCGGAGCACCGGTCGCGAAGATCACCAGCAAGAACCGCACCATCACCGGCGTCGTCCTCGAAGACGGCCGGGAGATCACCGCCGACCTCGTCGTCGCCGCAGACGGCACCGCCGACCTGCGTACGGGCGACGTGCGGCTCACCTGCATCGGCGTCGACCGCCAGGCGCCCGTGCTGCCGCACGAGACCGTCGTGCACGGCGATCCTCTCGTGGTCGTACGTGCGCCACAAAGCCAACGGGCGTGGACGATTCTCTGCTACGGCGAGGGCGATCCGCTCGACCTGCTCGCCGATCGCGGCATCGACATCCGCCCGTACGTCCTTACCCGACGCGACCTCCAGACCCCGCAGTACGGACCGCCCTGGTCGTGGCGCACGCTCACCCCGAACAGGGACCCGCACACCCACGGCCTGTTCCATGTCGGCGGTACGACCAGGCCCGGTCCCGGACTCCCCTACGTCATGCTCGGCGCCGCGCTCGTCGCCGAGGACATCGGCAAGGCGCAGCGCCAGCAGGCGCAGGCCAACTAGCTGACCGGCGAAGGCGCCACGTTCGCGTAGATCTCGCGCGTCGCGGTCGACCTGTTCAACGTGTAGAAGTGCAGCCCCGGCGCTCCGCCGGCGAGCAACCGCGAGGACAGCTCCGTCGCGACCTCGATGCCGACGGCGCGTACGGCGTCCGGGTCGGACTCCACCGAGTGCAGCCGATCCGCAAGCCAGGAAGGGAATTCGGCACCGGACAGCAGCGCCATCCGTTCGATCTGCATCACGTTCGTCACCGGCATGATGCCGGGGATGATCGGAATCGTGCAGCCGTACCGAGCGGCGCGATCGACCAGCGCGAAGTACGCGTCGGCGTTGAAGAAGAACTGCGTGATCGCGTAGTCCGCGCCCGCTTCCGCCTTACGGGCAAGGAATCGAGCGTCGGAGTCCAGGTCCGAAGCCTCGGGGTGCTTCTCCGGGAACGCCGCCACACCGACGCAGAAGTCGCCGAGCTCACAAACCAGCGACACCAACTCGTCGGCGTGGTCCAGCCCGAGCGGATGCCGTACCCACGGCTGCCCCAGCCCACCGGGCGGGTCGCCGCGCAGCGCGAGCACGTTGCGCACCCCAGCGTCGGCGTACGCACCGACGACCGAACGGATCTCCGCGCGCGAGTGCCCCACACAGGTGAAGTGCCCGACCGGCGTCAGCGTCGTCTCCGAGGCGATCCGCCCGGTGATGCGCACCGTTCGTTCGCGCGTCGTGCCGCCCGCGCCGTACGTCACCGAGACGAACGTCGGCGCCAACGGCTCCAGCTCGCGCACCGCGCGCCACAGCTGCTGCTCGCCGGCGTCTGTCTTCGGCGGGAAGAACTCGAACGAGAACGAACGGTTGCCGCCCGCCAACAGCTCGCGGATCGTCGTAGCACCACCCGGCAGGGTCGAGGGAAGTCCGAGAGCCATAACCGCAAGGCTAGCCAGCCCCCGTGTCACCGGGGACGTCCGTTCCAGCCACTGAGCGGAGCGCTTGGGTCGGGGGCACCCTCGTCCCGACCTATGGGACCGGGGTGCCCCCGACCCAGTCCGCCAACGCAGGCCCGCTGGACCGATGGCGGCGACTAGGCTGCGCTCCGTGTCACACAGTGAGCAGCTTCGATCGCGGGTCGAGCAGGAACTGCGGAAGTTCCTGCGCGAGCAGGGCGAAGAGCTGACCGGCGTCGACGACAACCTCGTGCACCCTCTCGAGCTGCTGGCCGACCTGCTCGCCGGCGGCAAGCGGCTGCGGCCCGCGTTCTGCTACTGGGGCTGGCGCGGCGCGGGCGGCGAGGACGGCGACGAGATCGTGACCGCCGCCGCAGCGCTCGAGCTGCTGCAGGCGAGCGCGATCCTGCACGACGACGTCATGGACGACTCCGACCTGCGCCGCGGCAAGCCGGCCGCGCACCGGCGGTTCGCCACGCTGCATCGCGAGAGCGGCTGGTCCGGCTCCGACGAGGCGTTCGGCCGCGGCGGCGCGATCCTGCTCGGCGACCTGTGCCTGTCCTGGTCGGACCAGATGCTGCGCCAGAGCGGCCTGCCCGCCGAACGGCTGCTCCCCGCGATGAGCTACTTCGACACGATGCGCGCGGAGGTCATGGCCGGCCAGTACCTCGACCTCGTCATCCAGGGCTCCGGCGCGGAGTCCTCGCTGGAGTTCGCGTTGCGCGTCCTGCGGTTCAAGAGCGCGAAGTACACGGTCGAACGGCCGCTCCAGCTCGGCGGCGCGCTCGCCGGCGGGACGCCGGAGCTGCTGGCGGCGTACTCCGCGTACGGCCTGCCGCTCGGCGAGGCGTTCCAGCTCCGCGACGACATCCTCGGTGTGTACGGCGACCCCGCGGTCACCGGCAAGCCGGCGGGCGACGACCTGCGCGAAGGCAAGCGGACCGTGCTCGTGGCGAAGACCCGCGAGAACGCGACTCCCGAGCAGGCCGAACGACTCGAAGCCTGCCTCGGCGACCCGAAGCTCACCACCGAGCAGGTCGCGGACGCGCGGGAGATCATCGTCGCGACCGGTGCGCTCGCCGCGGTCGAGCGGCTCATCGACGAGCTCACCGATCAGGCGTACGCCGCCCTGGCCGCGGCGCCCGTGGTGGACGACAGGGCCAGGACGGCGCTCGAGCAACTCGTCACCGCGGCGACGAAGCGCTCGCTGTAACCGGCTCGGCCGATTGAATGAAGGGCACCTTCATCTCAACCTATTGAATGAAGGTGCCCTTCATTCAAACGTGGCCGCTACTTGCGCCATGCCTCCTGCGGCGGAGGCTGCGCACCGGCGCCACCGGTCGGGGGCTGCATCGGCTGCGGAACGGTCGGCTTGGCTTCGCCCGACGGCTTCACGTTCGCCGAGTCTTCCTCGATCCGGTTGAGCCACTTTCCCCAGCGATCCTGCATCGGTCGCACCAGTCCGCCGCCGATGCCGATGATCAGCACACCGGCGATCGTCGCCAACACCGC is part of the Tenggerimyces flavus genome and encodes:
- a CDS encoding phytoene desaturase family protein; amino-acid sequence: MARVVVIGGGFGGMAAAARLAKLGHRVRLFERTEQLGGAVRKVEQDGFSWDIGPTAMTLPAAIRDTFRKSGRPLEQVRDLVPVETPRWHVFQDGSAIDLPIQSRSGQRAELEQTLGKSAADAWELTIDQLGPTWELLRAQALEQPYKGIRALGVKGARTLAPWRNLAELKLPDERLRAVLEHHLIVTGTDPRTAPAYLAVHAYVERTFGLWTCEGGLTGLVDAFVRRLAERKVDVRLGAPVAKITSKNRTITGVVLEDGREITADLVVAADGTADLRTGDVRLTCIGVDRQAPVLPHETVVHGDPLVVVRAPQSQRAWTILCYGEGDPLDLLADRGIDIRPYVLTRRDLQTPQYGPPWSWRTLTPNRDPHTHGLFHVGGTTRPGPGLPYVMLGAALVAEDIGKAQRQQAQAN
- the metF gene encoding methylenetetrahydrofolate reductase [NAD(P)H], whose amino-acid sequence is MALGLPSTLPGGATTIRELLAGGNRSFSFEFFPPKTDAGEQQLWRAVRELEPLAPTFVSVTYGAGGTTRERTVRITGRIASETTLTPVGHFTCVGHSRAEIRSVVGAYADAGVRNVLALRGDPPGGLGQPWVRHPLGLDHADELVSLVCELGDFCVGVAAFPEKHPEASDLDSDARFLARKAEAGADYAITQFFFNADAYFALVDRAARYGCTIPIIPGIMPVTNVMQIERMALLSGAEFPSWLADRLHSVESDPDAVRAVGIEVATELSSRLLAGGAPGLHFYTLNRSTATREIYANVAPSPVS
- a CDS encoding polyprenyl synthetase family protein, whose product is MSHSEQLRSRVEQELRKFLREQGEELTGVDDNLVHPLELLADLLAGGKRLRPAFCYWGWRGAGGEDGDEIVTAAAALELLQASAILHDDVMDDSDLRRGKPAAHRRFATLHRESGWSGSDEAFGRGGAILLGDLCLSWSDQMLRQSGLPAERLLPAMSYFDTMRAEVMAGQYLDLVIQGSGAESSLEFALRVLRFKSAKYTVERPLQLGGALAGGTPELLAAYSAYGLPLGEAFQLRDDILGVYGDPAVTGKPAGDDLREGKRTVLVAKTRENATPEQAERLEACLGDPKLTTEQVADAREIIVATGALAAVERLIDELTDQAYAALAAAPVVDDRARTALEQLVTAATKRSL